The following proteins are co-located in the Triticum aestivum cultivar Chinese Spring chromosome 1A, IWGSC CS RefSeq v2.1, whole genome shotgun sequence genome:
- the LOC123052595 gene encoding GATA transcription factor 2 has protein sequence MASEWEMAMGVELGMGMGSYHNASNVHAVPMGHQAGGYSAAAHHFYGMQPMRDASMRVDELLDFPTAGAHDFFPAAPDNGLHHHHHLGAGVGELSATTPSATSSDHQTSMLSFADEFYIPSEEAAELEWLSKFVDDSYSDMPNYSSTAHAAMAAANAANNSCVTAEPGRGARSKRSRASAAAAAAWHSLMPHPPSQPSPSSSCSSSDFPSSTTARPSGSNCGSRGKKQGPVAGGEVGLVEGGVRRCTHCASEKTPQWRTGPLGPKTLCNACGVRFKSGRLVPEYRPAASPTFLLTQHSNSHRKVMELRRQKELVLIRGSHRLDAAAAAAGPGPGVTVKPELMFHDYGIC, from the exons ATGGCGTCCGAGTGGGAAATGGCCATGGGCGTGGAGCTCGGCATGGGAATGGGCTCCTACCACAACGCCTCCAACGTCCACGCCGTGCCCATGGGCCACCAGGCCGGCGGCTACTCCGCGGCCGCTCACCATTTCTACGGGATGCAGCCCATGCGCGACGCCAGCATGCGCGTGGATGAGCTTCTCGACTTCCCCACCGCGGGCGCCCACGACTTCTTCCCCGCCGCGCCGGACAACGgactccaccaccatcaccacctcgGCGCCGGCGTGGGCGAGCTGTCGGCCACCACCCCTTCCGCCACGTCGTCGGATCACCAGACGTCCATGCTCTCCTTCGCCGACGAGTTCTACATACCC AGCGAGGAAGCCGCGGAGCTCGAATGGCTATCCAAGTTCGTGGACGACTCCTACTCGGACATGCCGAATTACTCATCGACCGCGCATGCGGCAATGGCGGCGGCTAACGCGGCGAACAACAGCTGCGTCACAGCGGAGCCAGGCCGCGGAGCGCGAAGCAAGCGGTCGCGCGCgagcgccgcggccgccgccgcatgGCACTCCCTCATGCCGCACCCGCCTTCGCAGCCATCGCCCTCGTCCTCGTGTTCCTCGTCCGACTTCCCGTCCTCGACGACGGCACGACCTAGCGGCTCCAACTGCGGCAGTCGCGGCAAGAAGCAGGGAcccgtcgccggcggcgaggtgggcCTGGTGGAGGGCGGCGTGCGGCGCTGCACGCACTGCGCCTCGGAGAAGACGCCGCAGTGGCGAACGGGGCCGCTGGGGCCCAAGACGCTGTGCAACGCGTGCGGCGTGCGGTTCAAGTCAGGACGGCTGGTGCCGGAGTACCGGCCGGCGGCAAGCCCCACGTTCCTGCTGACGCAGCACTCCAACTCTCACCGCAAGGTGATGGAGCTGCGCCGCCAGAAGGAGCTCGTTCTCATCCGCGGCAGCCACCGTCTggacgcggcagcggcggcggccggcccCGGCCCCGGGGTGACCGTGAAGCCGGAGCTCATGTTCCATGACTACGGCATATGTTGA